In a genomic window of Croceibacterium sp. TMG7-5b_MA50:
- a CDS encoding L-fuconate dehydratase yields MTRITGLRTADVRFPTSLQLDGSDAMNPDPDYSAAYVVLETDSGLEGHGLTFTIGRGNEICIAAIEALAPLVVGLDLMEITQEPGRFWRRITGDSQLRWIGPDKGAVHLATGAVVNAVWDLWAKSAGKPVWQLVADMTPEELIRCIDFRYLTDCIMPEEALALLRSREAGKAERIARLHAEGYPCYTTSAGWLGYSDDKLVRLVREAVADGYRHIKLKVGRDLEEDIRRVTLAREAMGSDAVLMIDANQNWDVGEAIEWVNQLAFAEPWFIEEPTSPDDVLGHQAIRAGIRPTKVATGEMCQNRILFKQFIMAGAIDVVQIDACRVGGLNEVLAILLMAAKYDLPVCPHAGGVGLCEYVQHLAMIDYIAIAGSKEGRVIEYVDHLHEHFVDPCEVRGAAYWPPKAPGFSIEMKPASIEAYRFGQSGQPA; encoded by the coding sequence ATGACGCGGATCACCGGTTTGCGCACAGCGGATGTGCGCTTCCCCACCAGCCTGCAGCTGGACGGGTCGGACGCGATGAACCCCGATCCGGACTATTCGGCCGCCTATGTCGTGCTGGAAACCGATTCGGGGCTGGAAGGTCACGGGCTGACCTTCACCATCGGGCGTGGCAACGAAATCTGCATCGCCGCGATCGAGGCATTGGCGCCGCTGGTGGTCGGGTTGGACTTAATGGAGATCACGCAGGAGCCGGGACGGTTCTGGCGGCGGATCACCGGCGACAGCCAGTTGCGCTGGATCGGCCCAGACAAGGGTGCGGTACATCTCGCCACCGGCGCGGTAGTCAACGCCGTGTGGGACCTGTGGGCGAAGAGCGCGGGCAAGCCCGTCTGGCAGCTGGTTGCCGACATGACGCCCGAGGAACTGATCCGCTGCATCGACTTCCGCTACCTGACGGACTGCATCATGCCGGAAGAGGCGCTCGCCCTGCTGCGGTCGAGGGAAGCGGGCAAGGCGGAGCGGATCGCGCGGCTGCACGCGGAAGGCTATCCCTGTTACACCACCTCGGCCGGCTGGCTCGGCTATTCGGATGACAAGCTGGTCCGGCTGGTGCGGGAGGCGGTGGCCGACGGTTATCGGCACATCAAGCTGAAGGTCGGGCGCGATCTGGAGGAAGATATCCGGCGCGTGACCCTGGCGCGCGAGGCGATGGGCTCCGATGCGGTGCTGATGATCGACGCCAACCAGAACTGGGACGTAGGCGAGGCGATCGAGTGGGTGAACCAGCTCGCCTTTGCGGAGCCCTGGTTCATCGAGGAACCGACCAGCCCCGACGACGTGCTGGGCCATCAGGCCATTCGCGCCGGCATTCGCCCCACCAAGGTGGCGACGGGCGAGATGTGCCAGAACCGCATCCTGTTCAAACAGTTCATCATGGCCGGCGCGATCGACGTCGTGCAGATCGATGCATGCCGAGTGGGTGGGCTGAACGAGGTGCTGGCGATCCTGCTGATGGCGGCGAAGTACGATCTGCCGGTCTGCCCGCATGCGGGCGGTGTCGGCCTGTGCGAGTACGTCCAGCATCTCGCCATGATCGACTACATCGCCATCGCCGGCAGCAAGGAAGGACGGGTGATCGAGTATGTCGACCACCTGCACGAACATTTCGTGGATCCTTGCGAGGTGCGCGGCGCGGCATACTGGCCGCCGAAAGCGCCCGGCTTCTCCATCGAGATGAAGCCGGCCTCGATCGAAGCCTACCGCTTCGGCCAGTCGGGACAGCCGGCGTGA
- a CDS encoding SDR family oxidoreductase — protein sequence MKLGLEDKVVLVTGGASGIGAAIVAVLAEEGARPVILDRATPPAELAGLPNVTAHQLELSDEAACRAIVQQLGTIDGLVNNAGTNDTVGLDAGTEAFEQSLRRNLIHCYTLAHLCAPALRASAGAIVNVASKVALTGQGATSGYAAAKAAQLGLTREWAAAFAADGVRVNAVLPAEVMTPLYNRWLDTFDDPAAQLATITSRIPLGRRMTTVQEIADTVVFLLSPRASHTTGQWIVVDGGYTHLDRALG from the coding sequence GTGAAGCTCGGCCTGGAAGACAAGGTGGTGCTGGTCACGGGCGGCGCGTCCGGCATCGGCGCCGCCATCGTCGCCGTTCTGGCAGAGGAAGGCGCCCGCCCCGTCATCCTGGACCGCGCGACACCGCCGGCGGAGCTTGCCGGACTGCCGAACGTCACCGCTCACCAGCTGGAACTGTCAGACGAGGCCGCCTGCCGCGCCATTGTCCAGCAGCTCGGCACGATTGACGGGCTGGTCAACAATGCCGGCACCAATGACACGGTGGGGCTGGATGCGGGGACGGAGGCGTTCGAGCAATCGCTGCGCCGCAATCTGATCCATTGCTACACCCTGGCGCATCTGTGCGCCCCGGCGCTGCGTGCCAGTGCCGGGGCGATCGTCAATGTCGCATCCAAGGTGGCGCTGACGGGGCAAGGCGCCACCAGCGGCTACGCCGCGGCGAAGGCTGCGCAACTGGGCCTGACGCGCGAATGGGCCGCTGCCTTCGCCGCCGACGGGGTCAGGGTCAATGCGGTGCTACCGGCGGAGGTGATGACGCCGCTCTACAACCGCTGGCTCGACACGTTCGACGATCCAGCCGCGCAATTGGCGACGATCACCAGCCGCATTCCGCTGGGACGCCGGATGACGACGGTGCAGGAGATCGCCGACACCGTGGTGTTCCTGCTGTCGCCGCGTGCATCGCACACGACCGGCCAGTGGATCGTGGTGGATGGCGGTTATACCCATCTCGACCGCGCGCTGGGCTAA
- the fucP gene encoding L-fucose:H+ symporter permease gives MPSPSRVSPAASQHYRAALAITVSLFFLWGMANNLNDILIAQFRKAFVLSDFETSFVQQVFYLGYFLWAIPASLVMGRRGYKAAIVLGLVLYGTGALLFYPAAMLGEYLLFLLALFVIASGLAFLETSANPLMTEYGAPEGAARRINWAQAANPIGSLAGILIGRTFILSGIEHDEAALATMSAAEQLAYYQMEVRAVAPPYVVIGLVVLAFAIAAALVRFPAGSGSEGVAGPAALRAAFRRTRLLAAAGAQLLYVGAQVGIWSYTIRYAQANVHGMGERAAADALFVSLVLFAAGRFIGSSLMSQARSATLLAVFAGIACCLTLVAVGAGGRTGLYALVAASFFMSIQFPTIFALGVEGLGPLRQAGASLIIMAIIGGALLTAMMGWLSDLAGITTAMLVPTVAFAVITLFAMAARRPIGAERLR, from the coding sequence GTGCCCTCCCCCTCGCGCGTCAGCCCAGCAGCATCGCAGCATTATCGCGCGGCACTCGCCATCACGGTCAGCCTGTTCTTCCTGTGGGGCATGGCCAACAATCTGAACGACATCCTGATCGCGCAGTTCAGGAAGGCGTTCGTGCTGTCCGACTTCGAGACCAGCTTCGTCCAGCAGGTTTTCTACCTTGGCTACTTCCTGTGGGCGATCCCGGCATCTCTGGTCATGGGCCGGCGCGGCTACAAGGCGGCGATCGTACTGGGGCTCGTGCTGTACGGAACCGGTGCGCTGCTGTTCTACCCGGCGGCGATGCTGGGTGAGTACCTGCTGTTCCTGCTCGCTTTGTTCGTGATCGCCTCGGGCCTCGCCTTCCTGGAAACCTCCGCCAACCCGTTGATGACGGAATATGGCGCGCCCGAGGGCGCCGCGCGGCGGATCAACTGGGCCCAGGCGGCCAACCCCATCGGCTCGCTCGCCGGGATCCTGATCGGCCGCACGTTCATCCTGTCGGGCATCGAGCATGACGAGGCGGCGCTCGCCACCATGTCCGCGGCCGAGCAGCTGGCCTATTACCAGATGGAGGTGCGCGCGGTCGCCCCGCCCTATGTCGTCATCGGCCTGGTGGTGCTGGCCTTCGCGATCGCCGCGGCGCTAGTGCGCTTCCCGGCGGGTTCGGGCAGCGAAGGTGTGGCCGGGCCTGCCGCGCTGCGGGCCGCGTTCCGTCGTACGCGTCTGCTGGCGGCGGCCGGCGCGCAGCTGCTGTATGTCGGGGCGCAGGTCGGTATCTGGAGCTACACCATCCGTTACGCCCAGGCGAACGTGCACGGCATGGGGGAGCGGGCGGCGGCGGATGCGCTGTTCGTGTCGCTGGTGCTGTTCGCGGCCGGCCGCTTCATCGGATCAAGCCTGATGTCGCAGGCGCGGTCAGCGACCTTGCTTGCCGTGTTCGCCGGCATCGCCTGCTGCCTGACGCTGGTCGCAGTCGGTGCTGGCGGACGCACCGGCCTCTATGCGTTGGTCGCGGCCAGCTTCTTCATGTCGATTCAATTCCCCACCATCTTCGCACTGGGGGTGGAAGGGCTCGGGCCATTGCGGCAGGCGGGTGCATCGCTCATCATCATGGCCATCATTGGAGGGGCGCTGCTTACCGCCATGATGGGCTGGCTGTCGGACCTTGCCGGCATTACGACAGCGATGCTGGTGCCAACGGTGGCGTTCGCGGTAATTACGCTGTTCGCCATGGCGGCGCGGCGACCCATCGGCGCTGAGCGGCTGCGCTGA
- a CDS encoding glycosyl hydrolase, translating into MASSGRRNTAWRVIAALGLLSSAAMLQAQPTGDAGLWQGFTEPPTEARPMMRWWWFGPAVTPEEIDRELQAMKDGGIGGVEVQPVYPLQLDTAGSETANQRFLSPEFLSGLRHAAQTAQAQGLRIDVTAGSGWPFGGPQTTVDHASAEIRMVRVPVAAGETSAIMPAVGPGERLVAARIGPVTDEATADRPLQEVPIDQPRAELRASDQPRELLVFVAGRTGQMVKRPAIGAEGYVLDHIDPAAVSTHLDQVVAPLLTAFDGLTPPHAIFSDSLEAYGASWTPDLPAEFRRRRGYDLMDHLPALFLDTPDSAGVRYDWARTLSELVDERYLAPIDRWARDHGTQFRAQVYGFPPTTLSSNALVALPEGEGQNWRDFTSTRWATSGAHLYGKPVVSSETWTWLASPSWAATPLDMKMEADRHFLQGVTQLVGHGWPYSPPSAGEPGWSFYAAAALNDHNPWYPVMPSVSRYLARISYMLRQGAPDNQVALYLPIEDAFATMRPARASANEMMERLLPEGLTGDVLTAGYGFDFVDAAAVAADRLTHDVLLLPTLNRIDADAYAQVERWLDADAKHRLVVLEALPQTSGGLRDSAAVRQVRAISARLARHRSVSIVPASSASEALRAAAEPDMLLAEPNPAVGFVRRATQTADIYFVANTGNRPVRVNARFATRFGAGEWWNPMTGARSPAGDNEVTLELAPYESRLLVFGDAGEPAAEPAQHAAAFKPLSDGWSLRVDGKRVGSDALGDWTRDPELRHYSGVGNYTRPVQLDRVDPGLCYLLAFTHPDGQDTQPVDAAEGERHHAEIATPIRDAATIRVNGQEVGALWAPPYRIDITPALRAGRNTIEVAVANTALNQLAGEARTDYRLLNRLYGERFQPQDQARIASRPSGIVGNVSLATVMRGAPECAGP; encoded by the coding sequence ATGGCAAGCTCGGGACGGCGGAACACCGCCTGGCGGGTGATCGCCGCGCTTGGGCTGCTGAGTTCGGCAGCTATGCTGCAGGCCCAGCCGACCGGCGACGCGGGCCTGTGGCAGGGCTTCACGGAGCCGCCCACCGAAGCCCGGCCGATGATGCGATGGTGGTGGTTTGGCCCGGCAGTGACGCCGGAGGAGATCGACCGCGAGTTGCAGGCCATGAAGGATGGCGGCATCGGCGGGGTAGAGGTCCAGCCGGTCTATCCGTTGCAGCTCGACACGGCGGGTAGCGAAACCGCCAACCAGCGCTTCCTGTCGCCCGAGTTCCTGTCAGGGCTGCGCCATGCGGCCCAGACGGCGCAGGCACAGGGTCTGCGGATCGACGTGACCGCCGGCAGCGGCTGGCCCTTCGGCGGACCGCAGACGACGGTGGACCACGCCTCTGCCGAGATACGCATGGTCCGCGTGCCGGTCGCCGCTGGCGAGACCTCCGCGATCATGCCTGCTGTCGGTCCCGGCGAACGCCTGGTGGCCGCGCGCATCGGCCCGGTCACGGACGAAGCCACTGCCGACAGGCCGCTGCAGGAGGTGCCGATCGACCAGCCGCGCGCGGAACTGCGTGCGAGCGATCAGCCACGCGAATTGCTGGTGTTCGTCGCCGGCCGCACCGGCCAGATGGTGAAGCGGCCGGCAATCGGTGCGGAAGGCTACGTGCTCGACCACATCGACCCCGCAGCGGTGTCGACGCACCTGGATCAGGTTGTCGCGCCCTTGCTGACCGCCTTCGACGGCCTGACGCCGCCACATGCGATCTTCTCCGACAGCCTGGAAGCCTATGGCGCCAGCTGGACCCCCGATCTGCCGGCGGAGTTCCGCCGCCGGCGCGGCTACGACCTGATGGATCACTTGCCCGCCCTGTTCCTGGATACGCCGGACAGCGCAGGCGTGCGGTATGACTGGGCGCGTACCCTGTCTGAACTGGTGGACGAGCGTTACCTCGCGCCGATCGATCGATGGGCGCGTGATCACGGTACGCAGTTCCGCGCGCAGGTCTACGGCTTCCCGCCAACGACCCTGTCCAGCAACGCGCTGGTTGCCCTGCCCGAAGGCGAAGGCCAGAACTGGCGCGACTTCACCTCCACCAGGTGGGCGACATCCGGCGCGCACCTGTACGGCAAGCCGGTCGTCTCGTCGGAGACATGGACCTGGCTCGCCTCCCCATCCTGGGCCGCGACGCCGCTGGACATGAAGATGGAAGCCGACCGCCACTTCCTGCAGGGCGTCACCCAGCTGGTCGGTCATGGCTGGCCGTACAGCCCGCCCTCCGCCGGCGAGCCGGGCTGGTCGTTCTACGCCGCGGCGGCGCTGAACGATCACAATCCGTGGTATCCGGTCATGCCGTCGGTCAGCCGCTATCTGGCACGGATATCGTACATGCTGCGGCAGGGTGCGCCGGACAACCAAGTCGCGCTCTACCTGCCGATCGAGGATGCCTTCGCCACGATGCGTCCGGCGCGCGCCTCCGCGAACGAGATGATGGAGCGCCTTCTGCCCGAAGGGCTGACGGGCGACGTGCTGACGGCAGGGTACGGCTTCGACTTCGTCGATGCTGCGGCGGTGGCGGCTGACCGCCTCACGCATGACGTGTTGCTGCTGCCGACCCTCAATCGGATCGATGCAGATGCCTACGCGCAAGTGGAGCGCTGGCTGGATGCCGACGCCAAGCACCGGCTGGTGGTGCTGGAAGCCCTGCCGCAGACCTCCGGCGGGCTGCGGGACAGTGCGGCGGTCCGGCAGGTCAGGGCGATCAGCGCCCGTCTGGCCCGGCACCGGTCGGTCAGCATCGTACCGGCGAGCAGCGCGAGCGAAGCGCTGCGCGCCGCGGCGGAGCCCGACATGCTGCTGGCGGAGCCGAACCCCGCTGTCGGCTTCGTGCGGCGCGCCACCCAAACAGCGGACATCTATTTCGTCGCCAATACCGGCAATCGCCCGGTCCGCGTGAACGCCCGCTTCGCCACCCGCTTCGGCGCCGGCGAATGGTGGAACCCGATGACGGGCGCCCGGTCGCCCGCGGGTGACAACGAGGTCACGCTGGAACTCGCGCCGTACGAAAGCCGGCTGCTGGTCTTCGGCGACGCAGGCGAGCCGGCGGCCGAGCCGGCGCAACACGCCGCCGCGTTCAAGCCCTTGTCCGATGGCTGGTCGTTGCGCGTGGATGGCAAGCGGGTCGGGTCCGATGCCCTTGGCGACTGGACCCGCGATCCCGAACTCCGGCATTATTCTGGCGTGGGCAACTATACGCGCCCGGTCCAGCTCGACAGGGTTGATCCGGGCCTCTGCTATCTTCTAGCCTTCACCCATCCGGATGGCCAGGACACACAGCCAGTCGATGCTGCCGAAGGCGAACGTCACCACGCGGAAATCGCCACACCGATCCGTGATGCCGCCACGATCCGCGTCAACGGGCAGGAGGTCGGTGCGCTGTGGGCACCGCCCTATCGCATCGACATCACCCCGGCTCTGCGCGCGGGCAGGAACACGATCGAGGTGGCCGTCGCCAACACGGCTTTGAACCAGCTGGCGGGGGAGGCACGCACCGATTATCGGCTGCTCAACCGCCTGTATGGGGAGCGTTTCCAGCCGCAGGATCAGGCGCGGATTGCATCGCGCCCCTCCGGCATCGTCGGGAATGTGTCACTGGCGACCGTGATGCGCGGTGCACCTGAGTGTGCGGGGCCATAG
- a CDS encoding holin family protein produces the protein MAVFETLISPIASLIDKIIPDKEAQARAKLELLKLEGTHELETIRTRLSAIVAEAESRDPWTSRARPSFLYVMYLMILMAIPMGVLSAFRPEAAASIASGMNAYLNGLPEELYVLFGTGYLGYTAARQWGKAKGAPQ, from the coding sequence ATGGCTGTTTTCGAAACCCTCATCTCCCCAATTGCCTCGCTGATCGACAAGATCATCCCCGACAAGGAAGCGCAGGCCCGCGCCAAACTGGAATTGCTGAAGCTGGAAGGCACGCATGAGCTGGAGACGATCCGCACCCGCCTGTCCGCCATTGTGGCGGAAGCGGAATCCAGGGATCCGTGGACCAGTCGTGCACGGCCGTCCTTCCTCTATGTCATGTATCTCATGATCCTCATGGCCATCCCCATGGGCGTGCTGTCCGCGTTCCGCCCGGAAGCGGCGGCCAGCATCGCCAGCGGCATGAATGCCTACCTCAACGGCTTGCCGGAAGAGCTCTACGTCCTCTTCGGCACGGGCTATCTCGGCTACACCGCCGCCCGCCAGTGGGGTAAGGCGAAAGGCGCACCGCAATAG
- the aroQ gene encoding type II 3-dehydroquinate dehydratase — MTQTVLVLNGPNLNLLGTREPEIYGNETLDDIAERLENLARTLDLTVDLRQSNHEGHLVDWLHEAQARDARGVILNAGAFTHTSVALHDAIKAVRTPVLEVHLSNPHTREAFRHHSYVGMAAKGTIAGFGALSYELALRAIAQLQTKVAP; from the coding sequence ATGACCCAGACCGTACTGGTCCTGAACGGACCCAACCTGAACCTGCTGGGCACCCGCGAGCCGGAGATCTACGGCAACGAAACGCTGGACGACATTGCCGAACGGCTGGAGAACCTGGCGCGGACCCTGGACCTGACGGTCGACCTGCGCCAATCCAACCATGAAGGGCATCTGGTCGACTGGCTGCACGAGGCGCAGGCGCGCGACGCCAGGGGCGTGATCCTCAACGCCGGTGCCTTCACCCATACCAGCGTGGCGCTGCACGACGCCATCAAGGCGGTCCGCACCCCGGTGCTGGAGGTGCACCTGTCCAACCCGCACACGCGGGAGGCATTCCGCCATCACAGCTATGTCGGCATGGCCGCGAAGGGCACCATCGCCGGCTTCGGTGCTTTAAGCTACGAACTGGCGTTGCGCGCCATCGCGCAGCTCCAGACCAAGGTTGCCCCCTGA
- the accB gene encoding acetyl-CoA carboxylase biotin carboxyl carrier protein, which yields MVADTGADNAVPAMKIDSTLVRELAEMLVDTGLTEIEVEEGARRIRVVRQNIISAPPITQAAMPVAAPAALPAAAPAAAAPAAAEQAPDLANALRSPMVGTAYLSPEPGAAQFVKVGDRVKAGDTLLIVEAMKVMNPITATTDGVVQEILITNAQPIEFDQPLMVIG from the coding sequence ATGGTCGCAGACACGGGCGCGGATAATGCCGTGCCAGCGATGAAGATCGACAGCACGCTTGTGCGCGAATTGGCCGAGATGCTGGTCGATACCGGCCTGACCGAGATCGAGGTCGAGGAAGGTGCGCGGCGTATTCGCGTAGTGCGGCAGAACATCATCAGCGCCCCGCCCATCACACAGGCGGCCATGCCGGTCGCCGCACCGGCCGCCCTTCCCGCCGCCGCCCCGGCCGCTGCCGCGCCGGCGGCAGCGGAGCAGGCACCTGACCTTGCCAACGCCCTGCGATCGCCGATGGTCGGCACGGCCTATCTCTCGCCCGAACCGGGCGCGGCCCAGTTCGTGAAGGTGGGGGACCGGGTGAAGGCAGGCGATACCCTGCTGATTGTCGAGGCGATGAAGGTGATGAACCCGATCACCGCCACGACTGACGGCGTGGTGCAGGAGATCCTCATCACCAATGCCCAGCCGATCGAATTCGACCAGCCGCTGATGGTGATCGGCTGA
- the accC gene encoding acetyl-CoA carboxylase biotin carboxylase subunit, whose product MGISRILIANRGEIALRIHRAAHEMGIETVAVHSTADANAMHVRLADHAVCIGPPAASESYLNIAAIIAAAEITGADAIHPGYGFLSENAQFAEIVEAHGLAWIGPKPEHIRTMGDKVEAKRTAGALGLPLVPGSDGALTSVEEAMRVADEIGYPVLVKAASGGGGRGMKVIPGPDMLESLMRQAKSEAKAAFGDDTVYLEKYLGNPRHIEFQVFGDGNGNAVHLGERDCSLQRRHQKVLEEAPSPVLSAAERDRMGGIVAKAMSDMGYRGAGTIEFLWENGEFYFIEMNTRLQVEHPVTEAITGVDLVREQIRVAEGKPLSVTQDEITFTGHAIECRINAEDPFTFAPSPGKVSAYHAAGGMHVRVDSGLYAGYSIPPYYDSMIAKLIVYGRTREGCIMRLRRALEEMVIEGVKTNIPLHGALLHEDDVLSGNYSIKWLEEWLARREG is encoded by the coding sequence ATGGGAATTTCGCGGATACTGATCGCCAATCGCGGCGAGATCGCGCTGCGCATCCACCGCGCCGCGCATGAGATGGGTATCGAGACCGTCGCGGTGCATTCCACCGCCGACGCCAACGCCATGCATGTGCGCCTTGCCGACCATGCGGTGTGCATCGGGCCGCCGGCCGCTTCGGAAAGCTATCTCAACATCGCCGCGATCATCGCCGCGGCGGAGATCACCGGCGCGGACGCGATCCATCCGGGTTATGGCTTCCTGTCGGAAAACGCGCAGTTCGCGGAGATCGTGGAGGCACATGGGCTCGCCTGGATCGGTCCCAAGCCCGAACATATCCGCACCATGGGCGACAAGGTGGAAGCCAAGCGCACCGCCGGCGCGCTCGGCCTGCCCTTGGTGCCAGGGTCGGATGGGGCGCTGACCTCCGTCGAGGAGGCGATGCGGGTCGCGGATGAGATCGGCTATCCCGTGCTGGTCAAGGCTGCCAGCGGCGGCGGCGGACGCGGCATGAAGGTGATCCCCGGCCCCGACATGTTGGAAAGCCTGATGCGTCAGGCCAAGAGCGAGGCCAAGGCCGCGTTCGGCGACGACACGGTCTACCTCGAGAAGTATCTCGGCAATCCGCGGCACATCGAGTTCCAGGTTTTCGGCGACGGCAACGGCAACGCCGTCCATCTGGGCGAACGCGACTGTTCGCTTCAGCGCCGCCATCAGAAGGTGCTGGAGGAAGCGCCCTCCCCCGTGCTGAGCGCGGCCGAGCGTGATCGCATGGGCGGCATTGTCGCCAAGGCAATGTCAGACATGGGCTACCGCGGCGCAGGCACGATCGAGTTCCTGTGGGAGAACGGCGAGTTCTACTTCATCGAGATGAACACCCGTCTGCAGGTGGAACATCCGGTGACGGAGGCGATCACCGGCGTCGATCTGGTACGCGAACAGATCCGTGTTGCCGAAGGCAAGCCCTTGTCCGTGACGCAGGACGAGATCACTTTCACCGGCCACGCCATCGAATGCCGCATCAATGCGGAGGATCCGTTCACCTTTGCTCCCTCCCCCGGCAAGGTGTCGGCCTACCACGCGGCGGGCGGCATGCATGTGCGCGTGGATAGCGGGCTCTATGCCGGTTATTCGATCCCGCCTTATTACGACAGCATGATCGCCAAGCTGATCGTCTACGGCCGCACGCGCGAGGGCTGCATCATGCGCCTGCGCCGCGCGCTGGAGGAGATGGTGATCGAAGGCGTTAAGACGAACATCCCGCTGCATGGTGCGCTGCTGCACGAGGATGACGTGCTGAGCGGCAATTATTCGATCAAGTGGCTGGAGGAATGGCTCGCCCGCCGCGAGGGTTGA
- a CDS encoding Lrp/AsnC family transcriptional regulator, which produces MAVLDAIDRRLLAELQAEGRITNVDLASRVGLTAPPCLRRVRSLEIAGVIRGYHADLDSSKLGFAITVFAMVSLKSQAEEDLRAFEDHIRTLPEVRECHMLNGEIDFILKIVSHDLQSFQEFLTSKLTPAPNVASVKTSLTIRTAKNEPGVPFD; this is translated from the coding sequence ATGGCGGTGCTCGATGCGATTGATCGCAGGCTGCTGGCCGAATTGCAGGCGGAAGGCCGCATCACCAATGTCGACCTTGCCAGCCGCGTGGGGTTGACCGCGCCGCCATGTCTGCGCCGGGTCCGCAGCCTGGAGATCGCCGGCGTGATCCGCGGCTACCATGCCGACCTCGATTCATCGAAGCTCGGCTTTGCCATCACGGTGTTCGCGATGGTCAGCCTGAAGAGCCAGGCGGAGGAAGACCTGCGCGCGTTCGAGGATCATATCCGCACCCTGCCGGAGGTGCGCGAGTGCCACATGCTGAACGGTGAAATCGACTTCATCCTGAAGATCGTCAGCCACGATCTGCAGAGCTTCCAGGAATTCCTGACCAGCAAGCTGACGCCCGCACCCAACGTCGCCAGCGTCAAGACGTCGTTGACGATCCGCACCGCCAAGAACGAGCCCGGCGTCCCGTTCGACTGA
- a CDS encoding AraC family transcriptional regulator, producing the protein MERIADLAALVQRHVPRTGMVATAIGRLSLFRADEPTAPVPAVYDASLCLIAQGTKEVSLRDQKLVYDAAHHLLVSVDLPLVGHVTQASPDAPYLCCKIDIDQAALAELILVEGEKAPMTGVAPMAIHASDADLIDAACRLVRLLDRPETIDALAPLIEREILYRLLAGPQGPALRAMAVSDSHLGQVSRAIATIRRGFDRQLRVADIAAEAGMSASSLHEHFKAVTRMTPLEYQKQLRLQEARRLMLSQGASAGSAGFAVGYDSQSQFSREYARLFGAPPRRDIQRLQMSGSILTPV; encoded by the coding sequence ATGGAACGCATCGCTGACCTCGCCGCGCTGGTGCAACGGCATGTCCCACGCACGGGCATGGTGGCGACCGCTATCGGCCGGCTGTCGCTGTTCCGCGCGGATGAGCCGACGGCGCCTGTCCCGGCCGTTTATGATGCCTCGCTTTGCCTGATCGCACAGGGCACCAAGGAGGTGTCGTTGCGGGATCAGAAGCTGGTCTACGATGCGGCGCATCATCTGCTGGTCTCGGTCGACCTGCCGCTGGTTGGCCACGTCACGCAGGCCAGCCCGGATGCGCCCTACCTGTGTTGCAAGATCGATATCGATCAGGCGGCGCTGGCGGAACTGATCCTGGTGGAGGGTGAGAAAGCACCGATGACGGGCGTGGCGCCGATGGCGATCCACGCCAGCGATGCCGACCTGATCGATGCCGCGTGTCGCCTGGTGCGTCTGCTCGACCGGCCGGAGACCATCGACGCGCTTGCCCCCCTGATCGAGCGGGAGATCCTCTACCGGCTGCTGGCGGGTCCGCAGGGCCCGGCGTTGCGGGCTATGGCGGTCAGCGACAGCCATCTGGGCCAGGTGAGCCGTGCCATAGCCACCATCCGCCGCGGCTTCGACCGGCAGCTGCGCGTCGCCGACATCGCGGCGGAAGCCGGCATGAGCGCGTCATCTCTGCATGAGCACTTCAAGGCAGTGACCCGCATGACGCCGCTCGAATACCAGAAGCAGTTGCGCCTGCAGGAAGCGCGTCGGCTGATGCTGTCGCAGGGCGCCAGTGCCGGCTCCGCCGGGTTTGCCGTCGGTTATGACAGCCAGTCGCAGTTCAGCCGCGAATATGCCCGCCTGTTCGGCGCCCCACCACGCCGCGATATCCAGCGCCTGCAGATGAGCGGTAGCATCCTGACACCCGTTTGA